Proteins encoded in a region of the Gulosibacter sediminis genome:
- a CDS encoding thermonuclease family protein — protein MYHAVSGGTEARDVARVVRVVDGDTIEVNRDGERIRVRLLNINTPETKDPDEPVQCLGPEASEYLAELLPSGTFVELAYDIEREDKYDRTLAAVFLDGELVNAQIAAEGLGLPVLFDPNDRFYGDVVDASKKAQRAGVGLFSGDVACTLQSQVDTASTSADALVSELEAGNLDALGDVPELFGELDLLEWRLEPERVADLQNAVFSANFADDYLAGLRDDVEDAWTRLNVAQDEAEAQVEEPVEEANVESTPEAVPEEESEVEYLPEPEPEPEPEPEPEPEP, from the coding sequence GTGTACCACGCAGTGTCGGGCGGCACCGAGGCACGCGATGTCGCGCGAGTGGTGCGGGTTGTTGATGGCGACACCATAGAGGTGAATCGTGACGGAGAGCGCATCCGAGTACGCCTACTCAACATCAATACGCCCGAGACGAAAGATCCCGACGAACCAGTTCAGTGTTTGGGGCCGGAGGCGAGCGAGTATCTTGCCGAACTGCTGCCGTCTGGCACCTTCGTTGAGCTCGCCTACGACATCGAACGCGAAGATAAGTACGATCGGACGCTCGCGGCAGTCTTCTTAGACGGCGAGCTTGTCAACGCACAGATCGCCGCCGAAGGTCTTGGACTCCCGGTTCTGTTCGATCCGAACGACCGCTTCTATGGCGACGTTGTCGACGCTTCGAAGAAAGCGCAGCGAGCGGGAGTGGGCCTGTTTTCTGGTGATGTGGCCTGCACACTGCAGAGCCAAGTCGATACCGCGTCGACGAGCGCTGATGCGTTGGTATCGGAACTCGAGGCCGGCAATCTCGATGCGCTGGGGGATGTGCCGGAATTATTCGGTGAACTTGACCTACTTGAATGGCGACTTGAGCCGGAGCGCGTAGCTGACCTGCAAAACGCCGTGTTTTCGGCCAACTTTGCCGATGACTATCTAGCAGGGCTTCGCGACGACGTCGAGGATGCTTGGACTCGGCTCAATGTCGCCCAAGACGAAGCCGAGGCGCAGGTCGAGGAACCCGTTGAAGAAGCCAATGTTGAATCGACGCCAGAAGCTGTACCGGAGGAAGAGTCCGAGGTCGAATACCTTCCGGAGCCGGAGCCGGAGCCGGAGCCGGAGCCGGAGCCGGAGCCGGAACCGTGA
- the serA gene encoding phosphoglycerate dehydrogenase produces MKALLLENIHVDAVKLLESEGIEVETRKGALDESELIEAVQDVELLGIRSKTQVTRRVLESAPKLLSVGAFSIGVNQIDLEAASDTSVAAFNAPYSNTRSVVELAIGEIINLARHLGDHTRNMHNGLWDKTAKGSHEVRGRTLGIIGYGNIGSQLSVLAESLGMRVYFYDAVDRLALGNAVRCNSLEELLNTVETVSVHVDGRVENTNMFNAETFAMMRPRTIFLNLSRGHVVDLEALRDNLLSGHIAGAGLDVYPVEPKKAGDPFESVLQNIPNVLLTPHIGGSTAEAQQDIGRFVAGKFRDYVRGGSTYMSVNLPEISLEPLTHGSRLLHLHQNVPGVMSSVNSVLGNHGVNIDRQQLATRGQQGYVVTDASGEVPQSALDEIRELEATTRLTVLTA; encoded by the coding sequence GTGAAAGCGCTGCTCCTCGAAAACATCCACGTCGACGCCGTCAAGCTGCTCGAATCCGAAGGGATCGAGGTTGAAACCCGCAAGGGCGCTCTCGACGAGTCGGAGCTGATTGAGGCGGTGCAGGACGTCGAACTGCTCGGCATCCGCTCGAAGACCCAGGTGACCCGACGCGTGCTCGAAAGCGCGCCGAAGCTGCTTTCGGTGGGCGCATTCTCGATCGGCGTCAACCAGATCGACCTTGAGGCCGCCTCCGACACCTCGGTGGCCGCGTTCAACGCGCCGTACTCGAATACACGCTCGGTGGTCGAGCTTGCCATCGGCGAGATCATTAACCTCGCCCGCCACCTCGGCGACCACACTCGCAACATGCACAACGGGCTGTGGGACAAGACGGCCAAGGGCTCGCACGAGGTGCGCGGCCGCACGCTCGGCATCATCGGCTACGGCAACATCGGCTCACAGCTGTCGGTGCTCGCGGAGTCGCTCGGTATGCGCGTCTACTTCTACGACGCCGTCGACCGCCTCGCGCTCGGCAACGCCGTGCGCTGCAACTCGCTCGAGGAACTCCTCAACACCGTCGAGACGGTGTCGGTTCACGTCGACGGTCGCGTCGAGAACACGAACATGTTCAACGCCGAGACCTTCGCGATGATGCGCCCCCGCACCATCTTCCTCAACCTCTCGCGCGGCCACGTCGTCGACCTCGAGGCGCTGCGCGACAACCTGCTCTCGGGCCACATCGCCGGCGCAGGCCTCGACGTCTATCCCGTCGAGCCGAAGAAGGCAGGCGACCCCTTCGAGTCGGTGCTCCAGAACATCCCGAACGTGCTGCTCACCCCGCACATCGGTGGCTCGACCGCCGAGGCGCAGCAGGACATCGGCCGCTTCGTCGCCGGCAAGTTCCGGGACTACGTGCGCGGCGGCTCGACCTACATGTCGGTCAACCTGCCCGAGATCTCGCTCGAGCCGCTCACGCACGGCTCGCGCCTCCTGCACCTGCACCAGAACGTGCCCGGCGTCATGTCGTCGGTTAACTCGGTGCTCGGCAACCACGGCGTTAACATCGACCGTCAGCAGCTCGCCACCCGCGGCCAGCAGGGCTACGTGGTCACCGACGCCTCGGGCGAGGTGCCGCAGTCGGCCCTCGACGAGATCCGCGAGCTCGAGGCGACGACCCGCCTCACCGTGCTCACGGCGTAG
- the hemL gene encoding glutamate-1-semialdehyde 2,1-aminomutase yields the protein MTTTEPTTNQDWFDRARSLTPGGVNSPVRAFGSVGGVPPFAASAQGAWLTDVEGNRRVDLICGWGPMLLGHSHPDVVAAVTETASRMMCPGGPATGEVELAEEIIHRIPAIDEVRLVSTGTEATMTAIRLARGATGRDLVIKFAGCYHGHSDGLLAAAGSGLATLALPGSAGVPEAIASQTIVVPYNDIEAVRAAFAEHEGQIAAVITEASPANMGVVPPLPGFNRSLAALCHEQGALLICDEVLTGFRTGPAGWWGREQQDSETGGWTPDIFTFGKVIGGGMPVAALGASHELMAHLAPTGPVYQAGTLSGNPVAVAAGVATLRLADPAVYEKIDIAAGRVIDLVHTELNRVGLPHSVGRVRNLFSFKFGDGAALGWSGTDEFGNPAPLNEDEVKRQESWRYPAFFHAMLDGGVSLPPSIFEAWFLSAAHDDEAMDAIAAALPRAAEAAAAATPA from the coding sequence ATGACGACGACTGAGCCGACCACGAACCAGGACTGGTTCGACCGCGCCCGCAGCCTCACGCCGGGCGGCGTCAACTCGCCCGTGCGCGCCTTCGGGTCGGTTGGCGGCGTGCCCCCGTTCGCGGCGTCGGCGCAGGGCGCCTGGCTCACCGACGTTGAGGGCAACCGCCGCGTCGACCTCATCTGCGGCTGGGGCCCGATGCTGCTCGGCCACTCGCACCCGGATGTGGTGGCGGCGGTGACCGAGACGGCCTCGCGGATGATGTGCCCGGGTGGCCCCGCGACCGGCGAGGTCGAGCTGGCCGAGGAGATCATCCACCGTATCCCCGCCATCGACGAGGTGCGCCTCGTGTCGACCGGCACCGAGGCGACGATGACCGCGATTCGTCTCGCGCGCGGCGCGACCGGCCGCGACCTCGTGATCAAGTTCGCGGGCTGCTACCACGGGCACTCGGATGGGCTGCTGGCGGCCGCAGGCTCGGGCCTCGCGACGCTCGCGCTGCCCGGCTCGGCCGGCGTGCCCGAGGCGATTGCCTCGCAGACGATCGTCGTGCCCTACAACGACATCGAGGCCGTGCGCGCCGCGTTCGCCGAGCACGAGGGCCAGATCGCCGCGGTGATCACCGAGGCCTCGCCCGCGAACATGGGCGTCGTGCCGCCGCTGCCGGGCTTCAATCGCTCGCTCGCCGCGCTCTGCCACGAGCAGGGCGCGCTGCTCATCTGCGACGAGGTGCTCACGGGCTTCCGCACCGGCCCCGCCGGCTGGTGGGGTCGCGAGCAGCAGGACTCGGAGACGGGCGGCTGGACCCCCGACATCTTCACCTTCGGCAAGGTCATCGGTGGCGGTATGCCTGTCGCGGCGCTCGGCGCCTCGCACGAGCTCATGGCGCACCTCGCGCCGACCGGCCCGGTCTACCAGGCCGGCACGCTCTCGGGTAACCCGGTCGCCGTCGCCGCGGGTGTCGCCACCCTGCGCCTCGCCGACCCCGCCGTGTACGAGAAGATCGACATCGCCGCGGGGCGGGTCATCGACCTCGTGCACACCGAGCTCAACCGCGTCGGCTTGCCGCACTCGGTCGGGCGCGTCCGCAACCTGTTCTCGTTCAAGTTCGGTGACGGCGCCGCCCTCGGCTGGAGTGGCACCGACGAGTTCGGCAACCCCGCGCCGCTCAATGAGGACGAGGTGAAGCGCCAGGAGTCGTGGCGCTACCCGGCGTTCTTCCACGCGATGCTCGACGGCGGCGTGAGCCTGCCCCCGAGCATCTTCGAGGCTTGGTTCCTCTCGGCCGCGCACGACGATGAGGCGATGGACGCGATCGCGGCGGCATTGCCTCGGGCCGCGGAGGCGGCCGCCGCGGCAACACCGGCCTAG